CGGTGCCGTCAAGGGTCGGGTGCTCGCCGGGACGCTGCTCTTCATCGCCGGCTTCACAGTCGTCTTCGTCGCCACCGCGATCCTGTTCGCCGGCATCGGCCGGGTCTTCTTCGACTACAAGCGCGAGCTGCAGATCGGCGTCGGCGCGCTGATCATCGTGCTCGGTCTGGGCTACCTCGGGATGATTCCCGCCCTGCAACGCGAGTTCCGGATCTCCCGGCTGCCGTCGGCCGGGCTGCTCGGCGCACCGGTCTTCGGCGCGGTCTTCGCACTCAGTTGGGTGCCCTGCACCGGCCCCACGCTCGGCGCGGTGATGGGCATGGCCGCCACGAGCGGCCAGAGCGACCGCGCCGTGGTGCTCGCCGTGGCGTACTGCCTCGGGTTGGGGATACCGTTCGTCGTCTTCGGGCTGGGCTTCGAGCGCCTGCTCGGGGTCTTCCGCGCCGTCCGGCGCAACAGCCGCTGGGTCACCCGGGTCGGCGGCGCCCTGCTCATCCTGATCGGCCTGGCGCTGGTCACCGGCGGATGGCAGAGCTTCGTGATCTGGTTGCAGACCACCGTCGGGGTGGGCGAGGTGAGCATCTGATGACGGTTGTCGACGACCGGCCGGAGACCGTGGCCCCGGCGCCTCGGCGCCGACCCAACCGGCTGCTGGCGCTGCTGCGCAACTCGTGGCGGCAGCTCACCAGCATGCGTACGGCGCTGATCCTGCTCTTCCTGCTCGCGGTCGCCGCCATTCCCGGTTCGGTGCTGCCGCAGCGGGGGATCAGCCCGGAGAAGGTCAACCAGTACTTCGTCGACCACCCGGACTGGGCCCCCCGGCTGGACCGGATCGGCGCGTTCGAGGTCTTCGGCTCGGTCTGGTTCTCCGCGATCTACCTGCTGCTGTTCACGTCCCTGATCGGCTGCATCACGCCCCGGCTGCGCGATCACATCCGGGCGCTGCGGTCCCGTCCGCCGGCCGCGCCGAAGCGGATGGCACGGCTGCCGCAGCACACCGTGCTGC
The nucleotide sequence above comes from Micromonospora luteifusca. Encoded proteins:
- a CDS encoding cytochrome c biogenesis CcdA family protein, with amino-acid sequence MGETFKELALSGPLLLAIGAAVLAGLVSFLSPCVLPLVPGYLSYVTGLAGADLEGSAKKGVSATPGAPLDAAAQRDGGGVAVRERIARVGAVKGRVLAGTLLFIAGFTVVFVATAILFAGIGRVFFDYKRELQIGVGALIIVLGLGYLGMIPALQREFRISRLPSAGLLGAPVFGAVFALSWVPCTGPTLGAVMGMAATSGQSDRAVVLAVAYCLGLGIPFVVFGLGFERLLGVFRAVRRNSRWVTRVGGALLILIGLALVTGGWQSFVIWLQTTVGVGEVSI